One Jeotgalicoccus saudimassiliensis DNA window includes the following coding sequences:
- a CDS encoding SIR2 family NAD-dependent protein deacylase, with the protein MNAWKTLEQNGTESEILKGLIDEADAVVVGIGAGMSAADGFTYIGDRFKNNFPDFIEKYNWLDMLQASLFKFPTLEEYWAFQSRFIVLNYLEQPAGEAYIALKEMIENKPYHVITTNADNAFYAADYNMDKVLYYQGEYVRMQCSDFCHDETYRDDELMRKMAAEQDGMEIPSELIPYCPKCGAPMEKNKRTAEKGMVEDAKFNAQRDDYNAFLKEHSKGKVMYLEIGVGHTTPQFIKHPFWRQTRQNENALFVTMNQKTYRIPEAIKSQTVFLTEDIGETILNAHKK; encoded by the coding sequence ATGAATGCTTGGAAGACACTTGAACAAAACGGTACGGAAAGTGAAATACTGAAAGGACTGATCGACGAGGCGGATGCTGTTGTTGTCGGTATCGGCGCCGGTATGTCGGCAGCTGACGGATTTACATATATCGGTGACCGCTTTAAAAATAATTTTCCGGACTTTATCGAAAAATATAACTGGCTGGATATGCTGCAGGCAAGCCTTTTTAAATTCCCGACACTGGAAGAGTACTGGGCATTTCAAAGCCGTTTTATAGTGCTGAATTATTTGGAACAGCCGGCGGGAGAGGCGTATATCGCACTTAAGGAAATGATTGAAAATAAACCGTATCATGTCATTACGACAAATGCAGATAACGCATTTTATGCTGCGGATTATAACATGGATAAAGTGCTTTATTACCAGGGAGAATACGTGCGCATGCAGTGCTCCGATTTCTGTCACGACGAAACGTACCGCGATGATGAACTGATGCGTAAAATGGCAGCGGAGCAGGACGGCATGGAAATACCGTCCGAACTGATTCCGTATTGTCCAAAATGCGGTGCGCCGATGGAGAAAAACAAACGTACAGCAGAAAAGGGCATGGTGGAGGATGCGAAGTTTAACGCTCAACGTGATGACTATAATGCATTCCTAAAAGAACACAGCAAAGGCAAAGTCATGTATCTGGAAATCGGTGTCGGCCATACGACTCCGCAGTTTATCAAGCATCCGTTCTGGCGTCAGACAAGACAAAATGAAAATGCGCTGTTTGTGACGATGAATCAGAAAACTTACCGCATTCCTGAAGCAATTAAATCACAGACAGTATTTTTAACCGAAGATATCGGAGAAACAATTTTAAACGCACATAAAAAATAA
- a CDS encoding lipoate--protein ligase → MYLIEPYRNGEYITDGAYALAMQVYVQDNIFLDEGIIFPYYCKPKVEIGRFQNAVSEVNQDYLEDNDILLVRRDTGGGAILVDDGAVNVCFLVPEDTGVYGDYKKMYAPVIKALNNLGITNVEQSGRNDLVIDGKKVSGGAMTMSNGRVYGGFSLLLDINVEAMVAVLNPNRKKIESKGIKSVQSRVTTLREHLAPGYKDVTTEEFKDLIIQQLLSIDDVKDAKRYELTDEDWKQIDKLVEEKYKNWDWNYGKSPRYSYNRDGRLSAGTVDISLEIEGGRIDKCSIFGDFFGQGNINEVEDALKGTRVVKEDLLDALKPLDLDHYFGKLEASELTDLILS, encoded by the coding sequence ATGTATTTAATCGAACCATACCGGAATGGAGAATATATTACAGACGGTGCATACGCACTTGCGATGCAGGTCTATGTTCAGGACAATATCTTTTTGGATGAAGGAATTATTTTTCCTTATTACTGTAAGCCGAAAGTAGAAATCGGGCGTTTCCAGAACGCAGTATCGGAAGTCAATCAGGATTATCTTGAAGACAACGATATTCTGCTCGTCAGACGTGATACAGGCGGCGGTGCAATTTTAGTTGACGATGGTGCAGTGAACGTCTGTTTCCTCGTTCCGGAAGACACAGGTGTGTACGGCGATTATAAAAAGATGTATGCACCGGTTATAAAAGCGTTAAACAATCTCGGTATTACAAATGTTGAACAGAGCGGCAGAAATGACCTCGTTATCGATGGCAAAAAAGTTTCCGGCGGGGCGATGACGATGTCGAACGGCCGTGTGTACGGCGGATTCTCGCTGCTTCTTGATATTAATGTTGAAGCGATGGTTGCGGTACTTAACCCGAACAGGAAGAAAATAGAATCCAAAGGCATCAAATCTGTTCAGAGCAGAGTGACAACTCTGCGTGAACACCTGGCACCCGGGTATAAAGATGTGACGACAGAAGAGTTTAAAGATTTAATTATTCAACAGCTGCTGTCAATCGATGATGTTAAAGATGCAAAACGCTATGAGCTGACAGACGAAGACTGGAAACAAATCGACAAGCTCGTTGAAGAGAAATATAAAAACTGGGACTGGAACTACGGTAAATCACCCCGCTATTCCTATAACAGAGACGGACGTTTATCGGCAGGCACAGTGGATATTTCACTGGAAATCGAAGGTGGAAGAATCGATAAATGTTCGATTTTCGGTGACTTTTTCGGTCAGGGAAATATCAATGAAGTGGAAGATGCTCTGAAAGGTACGAGAGTCGTTAAGGAAGACCTGCTTGATGCATTGAAGCCGCTCGATCTCGATCATTACTTCGGCAAATTGGAAGCATCTGAGCTGACAGATTTAATTTTAAGTTAA
- a CDS encoding NAD(P)/FAD-dependent oxidoreductase encodes MNITIIGGGLAGASAGYHLIKLGHNVTLYDRQDKGQATFASAGIICPWVSQRRNKKWYRLVTKSAHYYPEFISTLERETGMSTGYKNSGAICLFKENIFDKATKRISAKGIDNPDVGAVRQLSKEELSALHPSITTEYPALIVEGGGQVRGRKLLAALKEAFIHHGGTWKNESYDETTDDGSLKIYTTGAWGAEQTYKPDIAHQRAEIMHFKLKNQQDIQSPVVMALGPTYIVHLEKDEYVIGTTHIDTGSFDTSPTDESYNYLQSELYKYFKKEDVEITEMGVGLKPYTRDFLPFIGYVDDNTFVINGMGSTGLTASPYVGHEVSHLISGLPVGLDFSDYNYIEPQN; translated from the coding sequence ATGAATATAACGATTATCGGCGGCGGTCTTGCAGGAGCGTCTGCCGGTTACCATCTCATAAAGCTTGGACACAATGTCACACTATACGACCGGCAGGACAAAGGCCAGGCAACTTTCGCATCAGCCGGAATTATATGCCCGTGGGTCAGTCAGCGCCGCAACAAAAAGTGGTACCGTCTCGTAACTAAAAGTGCGCATTATTATCCTGAATTTATCAGTACACTTGAACGGGAAACCGGCATGTCTACCGGTTATAAGAACAGCGGTGCAATCTGCCTGTTTAAAGAAAATATCTTCGACAAGGCAACGAAACGAATCAGCGCTAAAGGAATTGACAATCCTGATGTCGGTGCAGTCAGACAACTGTCAAAAGAGGAACTTTCGGCGCTGCACCCGTCCATAACGACAGAGTATCCCGCGCTGATTGTAGAAGGCGGCGGACAGGTCCGCGGCCGGAAACTGCTCGCAGCTTTAAAAGAAGCGTTCATTCATCATGGCGGTACGTGGAAAAATGAGTCCTATGATGAAACAACTGATGACGGTTCTCTTAAAATTTATACGACGGGCGCCTGGGGTGCCGAACAGACGTATAAACCTGATATTGCGCATCAGCGTGCGGAAATCATGCATTTTAAATTAAAAAACCAGCAGGATATCCAGTCCCCTGTCGTGATGGCGCTCGGACCGACGTATATCGTGCATCTTGAAAAAGATGAGTATGTGATCGGGACGACACATATCGATACCGGGTCGTTCGATACCTCGCCGACTGATGAAAGCTATAACTATCTGCAGAGCGAACTGTATAAATACTTCAAAAAAGAAGATGTGGAAATTACTGAAATGGGCGTCGGTTTAAAGCCGTATACACGTGACTTCCTGCCGTTTATCGGTTATGTCGATGACAATACTTTCGTAATTAACGGCATGGGCTCAACAGGGCTGACGGCAAGTCCGTATGTCGGACATGAAGTCTCACACCTTATCAGCGGACTGCCTGTCGGACTCGACTTCAGCGACTACAACTATATCGAACCGCAAAATTAA
- a CDS encoding DUF3267 domain-containing protein has protein sequence MDKLELNIFENKSALKSISWIQILAMTGTFIVLYLLEGFVIKPTGSALVGKEQFGIVGAVFFIIALFFIIIIVHEAVHGLFFKIFNPDGRVKFGFKAGMAYATSPGTVYSRGQFFIIIVMPFVILTAIMLGLMFTIPNPAYKYYIALHTGACAGDFYYLYLIMKHKHLKYAVDTEVGMSLYETKDQTV, from the coding sequence ATGGACAAGCTCGAATTGAATATTTTTGAAAATAAATCTGCATTGAAAAGCATATCATGGATTCAAATTCTGGCAATGACAGGCACGTTTATCGTGCTGTATCTGCTCGAAGGATTTGTTATTAAACCGACAGGCAGTGCACTTGTCGGTAAAGAGCAGTTTGGTATTGTCGGTGCAGTATTTTTTATTATCGCACTATTTTTTATTATTATCATCGTTCATGAAGCAGTTCACGGCCTGTTTTTTAAAATTTTTAATCCGGATGGACGGGTTAAATTCGGATTTAAAGCCGGCATGGCCTACGCGACTTCACCCGGTACCGTGTATTCAAGAGGACAGTTCTTTATCATCATCGTTATGCCGTTTGTTATTCTGACGGCGATTATGCTCGGACTGATGTTTACGATACCGAATCCCGCATACAAATATTATATCGCACTGCATACCGGTGCGTGTGCCGGTGACTTCTACTATTTGTATTTAATAATGAAGCACAAACATTTAAAATACGCTGTAGATACGGAAGTGGGTATGAGCCTTTACGAAACGAAAGATCAGACAGTTTAA
- the dinB gene encoding DNA polymerase IV, whose amino-acid sequence MEKRIIHIDMDAFFAQVEQRDNPELRGKPVIVGGRSFNRGVVATASYEARKFGVHSAMPTKTAHKLCPDGIFVHPRFERYKEISAQIREIFLSYTELIEPLSLDEAYLDITELVSRETPSKEVALSIQRDIFDRTGLTSSSGISYNKYLAKIASGMNKPKATTVIHYDNVLKILHELPIGKFPGVGKVTEEKMLGMGIKNGKDLYDISRNDLILKFGKRGESLYNKARGIGTNELTVQRERKSVGKETTFNYDRNDDKEILGVLEELSDKVSVRLEDRQLAGRVVTVKIKNGDFETHSKQMMTMDPVFKGEDIYHYAYNLYHEVKEQDVPIRLIGVTVSGIEERLYRNMTIYDFIM is encoded by the coding sequence ATGGAAAAACGAATCATTCATATAGATATGGACGCATTTTTTGCCCAGGTGGAACAGCGCGATAATCCGGAACTGAGAGGTAAACCGGTGATAGTCGGTGGACGTTCGTTCAACAGGGGTGTCGTTGCGACAGCAAGTTACGAGGCGAGGAAGTTCGGCGTGCATTCGGCAATGCCGACGAAAACCGCTCATAAACTGTGTCCCGACGGTATTTTCGTACATCCGCGTTTTGAACGTTACAAAGAAATCTCGGCACAGATCAGGGAAATATTTTTAAGCTATACAGAGCTCATTGAACCGCTGAGCCTTGATGAAGCCTATCTGGATATAACGGAACTTGTCAGCAGAGAAACGCCTTCAAAAGAGGTTGCATTATCCATTCAGAGAGATATTTTTGACAGGACCGGACTGACATCAAGCAGCGGCATTTCCTATAATAAGTACCTGGCTAAAATTGCTTCCGGCATGAACAAACCGAAAGCCACGACAGTGATACATTATGATAATGTTCTTAAAATACTCCATGAACTGCCGATAGGGAAATTTCCCGGTGTCGGTAAAGTAACAGAAGAAAAAATGCTCGGAATGGGTATAAAAAACGGCAAAGATTTATATGATATAAGCAGGAATGATTTAATACTGAAATTCGGTAAACGCGGCGAGAGTTTATATAACAAAGCCCGGGGCATTGGGACGAATGAACTGACAGTCCAGCGTGAACGGAAATCGGTCGGCAAGGAAACAACATTCAACTATGACAGAAACGATGACAAGGAAATACTCGGTGTACTGGAAGAACTGTCGGACAAAGTCAGTGTACGTCTTGAAGACAGGCAGCTTGCCGGAAGAGTCGTTACCGTTAAGATAAAAAACGGTGACTTTGAAACACACTCAAAACAAATGATGACGATGGACCCGGTGTTTAAAGGTGAAGACATTTATCATTATGCGTATAATCTGTATCATGAAGTGAAAGAACAGGATGTGCCAATCCGGTTAATCGGTGTGACGGTTTCCGGTATAGAAGAAAGGCTCTACAGAAATATGACCATATATGATTTTATAATGTAG
- the map gene encoding type I methionyl aminopeptidase → MIVKTQEELQKLEEIGQICGRVLKATVEHAKVGMTTKELDEFAGGLLEEYGAKSAPISEYDFPGYTCISINEEVAHGIPGKRVIKDGDIVNVDVSAVKDGFYSDTGISFIAGENDDPLKQKVIDVTEMAFEEALKKIKPGAKVSQIGRAVFNTARQNGLTVIKNLTGHGVGKSLHDQPQHIMNYYDPTDRTILKEGMVIAVEPFVSSKATIVTDGKDDWAFETKDGSYVAQKEHTIMVTSEGPKLLTKVED, encoded by the coding sequence ATGATAGTTAAAACACAGGAAGAATTACAAAAACTAGAAGAAATCGGTCAGATTTGCGGCCGTGTATTAAAAGCGACAGTTGAACATGCTAAAGTCGGCATGACGACTAAAGAGCTTGATGAATTTGCAGGCGGTCTGCTTGAAGAATACGGCGCAAAAAGTGCACCGATCAGCGAATACGATTTTCCGGGTTACACCTGCATCAGCATTAACGAAGAAGTGGCACACGGGATTCCCGGCAAACGTGTTATTAAAGACGGGGATATTGTTAACGTCGATGTATCAGCAGTCAAAGACGGCTTTTATTCTGATACGGGAATTTCTTTTATCGCAGGAGAAAATGACGACCCGTTAAAACAGAAAGTCATCGATGTAACTGAAATGGCATTCGAAGAAGCATTGAAAAAAATTAAACCCGGTGCGAAAGTAAGCCAGATTGGCCGCGCAGTATTTAACACAGCACGCCAGAATGGACTGACAGTCATTAAAAACTTAACAGGACACGGCGTAGGGAAAAGTCTGCACGATCAGCCGCAGCACATTATGAACTACTACGATCCGACAGACAGAACAATCCTTAAAGAAGGTATGGTTATTGCAGTAGAGCCGTTCGTATCATCAAAAGCAACAATCGTCACGGACGGTAAAGACGACTGGGCATTTGAAACAAAAGACGGCAGCTACGTTGCACAAAAAGAACACACAATCATGGTAACGAGCGAAGGCCCGAAACTGTTAACAAAAGTAGAAGACTAA